Genomic DNA from Porites lutea chromosome 4, jaPorLute2.1, whole genome shotgun sequence:
CTGCCTCTTCCGTTTAATCAAACGACAACCCGAGGTACAGGCTATGGGTGTCCATCAGGATCAGCCCGTAATCACGCCTGTCTACGAACTTGTCCAAACAGTCATAATAGGACTGTGGGTCCCTGAGCTTGGCCATCTGGTAGACCGTGATCCCAACTTTAAAAGACCTGTCAATTTACACTTGGCGCTTTTGCAGCTATAGTTTGTACACAATATCTTCCAAATCCTGAAACCACATCGATCGCAGATCTTTCCTCAAAACGCTTTCACTCTTTGTCTACTTCACAGTCGTCTGTCGCTCAAGAGCTTCTATGAACTTTCCATAAGAGCTGTTGTCCAAAAGCTTCAACACCTCTGGCAACAACGCCTGCTCTCGTTTTGATCGCTCTTGCGTCTTTTCCTCGTGACTTTTTCCACGAACCAGGTGAAAATGTTTTGTGGAACATAGCCAACGGTTTAGTGAACCACTGTGATTTCCAAACCATGGTCGCGATACCATTTCAGCATTGGCGCGAACAACAGCATCTTTTGGGCTAAAAGGGCGCCCACTAGCTTTTACAGTTCCTTGATGTGTTTGTACCTACTCCGCGTCAAATAGTCTTTCATGTGCCTCGACGCCACCCCGCTTGGAGAGGGTTTGTTGTAAAACAACGGCGGCATTTCTTGCAACTTCTTCCACAACTCTCTTGGCACCTAGATGTCTACCTCGGCGAATCCAAACCATCTGTTTCTGCAGAACTTCGATGAACTTTTCGACTTTCCCTGAGGTTTGTGATCAATGCACAAATACCTCCTTGCCACAGGCCATTGCCCCAACATTGTGCTTGGGTACAGCGCGTTGGCGTCGTAGCCCAAAACTCTTTGACACATCTTCGCGTCTTGGAATTTGTTGGAACAGATTCTCGTTTTACCCGCCTCATGCGTTCGACAAAATACCAGGCTTGGCACCTCGACAACCACGCCTTAAGGCCTCCTTCCCTAGGGCACACAACTATGAGGCGTCTCTTTTGTTCAGCGTGACCCGCGGGAGATATTTCATCGAGATCCCCGTTAGAGATACCGCTTCTTTGAAGATATCTGGTTCCTGCCTTTTGTAGAAATCTCGCATTGTCTCCAAAGTTTCAAGGAATTGCCCGACATCCAGATTGTTGTTAGAAGCGCAGCCAGTCCGTAAAAGCTTGTATCCCTTTTTAAAGTTAGATTCGCTGGCAATCATTGTACTCTTTTTCGGTGAGAGTCATCTCATTTTTAGCTTGGAGAACCACTGTTCGTACGGCGACAGCCCCGGGAAGTCCCACTTTTCGGCTGTCAAATCACTCGTAGGGAAACCACAATTTGGAGAGCTTCGAGCAGTACGTTTCACCCATTTCTCATAACTGACTGATGTAGTTGATGATGTCCAGAAACTTTAACGACGGCGGCAACATGTACAtgacattgttttgttttttggccaCTTCGATATCACTAGCTGTTTTGCGCGATTTGTCGACAGTGACGAtgataacttttttaaaattttttattttcgcaGTTCACGTCATCTCTATGCTTATAATTTTGTCGCGCACGGATTGCGCTGATCGCGCATGTATCATAGTGCAAACTCGGGTGGCTCATTGTATATATTCGATGGTGTCCGAAATCAGACATGACCTCATTAAAGAGACAAACTTGGTCTgccttgtttttattgtttttgcggCCGTTTTGGTAATCACGAACAGCTTTTGGCGATGAATTTCGACAGCAAGAGTATTTAAAAGAGAACATCAAATCAATCTGAACctgttatttcaaattaaattaGAGCGAAAATCGAGTCAAGAAATCATTTCAGTGCGTTTCATTGACGAGTTTCCTTTAGGCCGCGTTTTATCGATGGAAGTGCTTGTCGGACTAAGTTCGGCTTTTTTACCGTCAAAACCTTGCTTTTTCTCGAAATCCACCGttgaattcatgttacaccgagacAAATGCACAACTAACTTAGCGCTTTTCCCGCAGATGGAACGAAAACCTAACAAGCAAAAGcataaagtgaaaaaagattCTTGCCCTCGATTGTGAAACGTagcggtttaaaaaaaaatagcgtgTTTATATTTAAAGCTACGTGTCCAGTCCAAATGACCGGAAAACCATTAGTTTGTCCGGGCAAATGGTCATCTTGGCCGGATATTGTCCGTTGAACGGCCGTTATTTTAATCCCTCTTTTAATAACCTGTGTGCAACTTCACTCACGTTGTGCGGACGCTCTTCGACTTTTCTGCTTCGACCCGAACTCAATGTTCCTCTGACTTCATAACGACGTGGTGGCGGATTCCCTAGCATGTTCGTCGAAAATGTGAATCCACTTCGTTGGGACCGATTAGGCTTGTCCACAGTGCATCGAATTGATAGAATCAAATCTTTCCAACCCCCTCACGGGTTTGATGTTTCGAATTTTGTTGGTACTCATAGGCCGCTTTGGCTGATGCTTCTTTTAAAGAAACGGATTCAAAAGTATGTGCTTTGTTTCCGCAGCGATCGGTTCATCCAAAATAATTTGAAGAAATGGTTCTTCACCCCGGTCCTGTAGAATCCACTCCACgtaaccttccatcgtgaattCAAAATCGCCCCGCAGGTCGATGGGATCGTCCTGTGTGGTCATCGCGATTATGCATAGCTCAGCATAGCTCAGCAGATTATGCATAGGCTGCGCGAGACAAGTGTACCCGGCGGCCTATGGCCGCAGACACGTCAATTGCTGTTTTCGATCACAGCCAATGCGAAAATTCTTCTTTCCTGTAGGCACCTGCTCTCAGGTCTTGGTCCCGGATGACGTTTTTTTTTCCGCAGCCACCTTCCAAGGTGTGTTGTGCCAGTGCCGTCAATTTTTTTCCACCAGGGTGAGCTATTTTGAGTGGCGGCCGACATAGAAGAAATCATTATCGGTGAATTCATTTTCGAGAGGAGATGTCCGCGGCCGGTCGAGTGTTGTGCCGCGCCAATAACGTCGATCTGCGATGGGAGCCCAGAGGCCACGAGCTCACAAATAAGTGTAGATATTCTGACTCCCTCTCGACTACTACATTTCCGTGACTCTCACTTTTACAAGTATCGGAGCCAAGCTGAGAAGTACGGCTTTGAAGATCTTTGAACATGAGAGTTTTCTAATTCTCTTCAAATGATATGCACTCCTTGttcaaaataaatgaaaacgtTGTAAGCTATTGCCAGTGAGCTGtcattatttttggaaataAGAAACACGATCAGTCATAAGTGAGTTtcttagcaccttccttaaaattaataaatctaAGGaacaaatgtttttatttatgCAAACCTCTTTTTACCCTGATTACAGCTAACAGCTaaacttgttttaatttttacggctTTGGACTACATTTTGGGCCGTTTTACACCTATCGGTAACCCCACTGACGTGTGCCACGCTCGTATGTgctcttttttatcttttatttattttttttctgtctcaccaaagaaaataaaatagctaACAATGCAATTTTCATAATTCAGGCACAATTGGTTTGTTGGGGAAGAAATCCCCTCAGTTTTTCACTCACGGCCGCATGATGAGTTCTCTGGTGAGTCAACTTCAGGACACGCCCTTTTACGTCGACCAGAGGcacaagaaagtttttatcGACTTTGGCAACAGTTTACCTATACATGAAAATGGAACCCTGTACACGGATTTCAAAGACAGTCTTCGTGTTGCTTTGCCTGTTAATGAAAAACCCTCAATGACATGCTCTGACGATCTACTGTGGCTAGGTGAAGTTCACAATAAGTACCCCAGATGGTGCCAGAATTCCGCTGGGGTGCAGGTCTTCCCAGATCGTGGATTATTATCAGAAAAGACGATGGAAAAGCTTAAAAGCCATCCACTGGTTGTTGTTGAGGTACGTTGCTATCCAAGCAAGTGCAacagaaagtttaaaaattaaaataagtcaCGTTTACACGTAAGAATACATTTAGTATAGACAATTCGACGTTGCATTATTTATACTATGTCTCTAAAAAGCTTCTCGAACCGTTGTTTTAAGGTCTTTATTAAATATAATTACTATAGAATAGGAAAATTACATTCTCTTGTATAGAACTACATCATGGTACCAAGGTCCAAACCAATCCATTGAAATTATTcctgaataataaaaaaatggaagtgTCGAATTAAAAAAAGGCGAAAACATTAAGATACGGAAGAAACTGAAAGGAAAAATAGCAAGGGTAACAGGACTGACTAGAAtctaattcggtctgtaatcatacgagtgattaacaaaatcggacgaccgcgtagcgagagtccgatttgtttaatctcGAGTACGATTaaagaccgaattggacgacacaaagttctgttaccaattaatcataactttaacaaaattagcGATATATGACgctcttttttaaatcaaaaacaagaaattccaagattttttaaaaaaaaagccatttgaagcgcgcgcgtgatggcgcgtactgttcaattacttaggcatgacgcgtaaactgtcctattaaggctgaaatcagggtaGTTGATAACGAATCAGATtggagaattttgttatagttatgattaacaaATAAACACCCCTTTTAACAGTACttaaaaatggtgaattttgTTTCTCTGTATCCACAGGCGAGTGGGAATTTTCCGGACCTCAAATGCAATAATATATTGCTAGCCGAAAATCGAGATGGCATGGATATACATCCATACAGTACATGGACATTTCGTAAAAATCCAGGAGAAGCAGCAAAAGTTCAGCTGCTTGCGACGAAGTTTGGAGAGCCTCTCTCTGGTGCTCGAGTCAGACTTGATCCTTGTAACTGTGGAAAAATTTTCTCCGGCGGTCCAAAAGTTGGGCAACCTGCATTAGATGATCCTTCTAATTTAGGCACAGACAAAAACGGACTTGTAACGTTTGACATTGAAACAAAAGATCCGAAAAATAACAGGAGCTATATTGATGGACAGCTTTATCCTTTTATGTTTTCTCTTGAGAGTCAAAACAAAAGCTGCTCAATCATGTGCGAAAACGATACTTTGCAGTCGACGCTCCGTAACTTGTTGGTTGTTATTCATGTGTGGGATCAATACAAGACCAAAGGGGAGGAGCCTACCTGGCTGGATGATGTTTATCCCATCTTCAAACAATACGCTAATTTATATCCAGTAATGACAGATAACTTCGTTAATCTGGGAAATTATTACGACGTTATAAACCACAAAAATGCTATACTAATGAGTCTACAGCTACCCATCTCTCACCCGAATCATATGCCTGTTTCTCGCGACCTTTCCAAGTCAAAACGTCAGGTCATTATAGAATGGCTATCCAAAGACAAGCTTCCTTTTGGCGAGCCAAAGAAATTTTACTCGGTCGAACACCTCCGAAGAGACTTGCAGACTGCTTTAGAATTAGAGCATGCAACTATTCCTACGTACCTTACTGCTTTGGCTTCTATCAAGTCCAGCTACAACCTCAAAATCCAAAGAGTAATGAAGGTAGTAATAATTCAAGAGATGATGCATATGGCACTTGTTGCAAATATCCTTAATGCTGTCGGAGGCGAGCCATCTCTGTACCCAAAGAACTTCATTCCCAATTACCCTTGTCGACTTCCCGGGGGAGTACAGCCAGACCTGATTATTCCAATTGAAAAGCTTTCACTTGGCCTAATCAGGAACATATTTATGAAAATAGAAGAGCCCCAGTTAGAACAAGAACGAATCTCCAGCTTTGAAGATATAATTTCCTCGATAAAGTACAAAAAGAGTGTGGAAGGAGGCCACTGCCAGAAAAGCGAAAAGACGGAAGACTGCACAATTCAGGACTCTCAGGAGGATGAGCCTGATGATCGTCCATCGGGATGTCCCTTTGCATTCTCCAGGGAGCAATTTCTTAAAGGTTAGAAAATTTATCCCTAAATAAACATTGACAAATTTCTATTAATGATCTAAAAGAAATCTAACTGAATACCATTGGAAAAGAATTACATTTCTGCTTGACGTTGTTCTTTCTAAAAACTATTTCCTGGTAACCATCACAGAAGCGATTAATTGTCATCACCTACTTAAAGTAACAGTCTGGTACTTAGTTGCAAAGCTGTCAGCGGtgatttaacaattatttgccgaagtcGGAGGTTGAGgaaaataattgatctgcgagaaaCTGCCATCAAATCGCTATATTTTGCGATAagcgagttcaataattgtctTTTCCATTCGATCAgagagtttgttttttaataatatcTCTGCCAAGAGTGATTGTAAGAAGGACAAAAGAGTGGTTTCATTAGTGTATGAGCAGAATATAATTTGCAGCCAAAAATGGTTGGACGACATTgcacatgagcagaccattatttgcaGGTCATGATAAAAAAGTATTCTCTTCCAACAGCCTATGGCTTTAGCTTCTAAactattccacgagtgcgcatTGGATACGAGATGGTAGATAGCCCTAGttatctcatatccaacaagcgcgactGGAATTATAATAGTTTTGTTAAAAACGCCCCCAAAATATTGGGAATTCTTCCCgattttatttgtaaaaacaaccgattttcattttttttttttaattttgagtaaAAGCGTACTGTTACCATATTTGgggagcatggtataatggcttaTTACACCATAATTGCTATGCCAATCAGAGCTCtggaattgcattatccaatgattcaacTTTTAATAATAGCTATTAGTAtctacacactcagtgatcttggtgattcaa
This window encodes:
- the LOC140933162 gene encoding uncharacterized protein, producing the protein MNVLELLILFMIAVTEVLSCGSLFGTQAPYPNTRPAVGDNAVSEDPFTSYLLWPHLHFSGTFRADVSTVNNNPLNFDTDRFTAADLIRDLENWNPKGSGEWSVTGSVTQVCYTDGHCVEEDEGHKSSEPLIGAWIMDGGNKTLAKLVDFDPEAGFSEIWGWRISVGNLFSADYTPVPYQYLWKKMVTKRNDDYTHGAAYQSVLSNIRWHTSNDSRFIRELQNSMDNNNIIDGKRLSIRFNMDMYQGDYRKDNLTIGRITGTIGLLGKKSPQFFTHGRMMSSLVSQLQDTPFYVDQRHKKVFIDFGNSLPIHENGTLYTDFKDSLRVALPVNEKPSMTCSDDLLWLGEVHNKYPRWCQNSAGVQVFPDRGLLSEKTMEKLKSHPLVVVEASGNFPDLKCNNILLAENRDGMDIHPYSTWTFRKNPGEAAKVQLLATKFGEPLSGARVRLDPCNCGKIFSGGPKVGQPALDDPSNLGTDKNGLVTFDIETKDPKNNRSYIDGQLYPFMFSLESQNKSCSIMCENDTLQSTLRNLLVVIHVWDQYKTKGEEPTWLDDVYPIFKQYANLYPVMTDNFVNLGNYYDVINHKNAILMSLQLPISHPNHMPVSRDLSKSKRQVIIEWLSKDKLPFGEPKKFYSVEHLRRDLQTALELEHATIPTYLTALASIKSSYNLKIQRVMKVVIIQEMMHMALVANILNAVGGEPSLYPKNFIPNYPCRLPGGVQPDLIIPIEKLSLGLIRNIFMKIEEPQLEQERISSFEDIISSIKYKKSVEGGHCQKSEKTEDCTIQDSQEDEPDDRPSGCPFAFSREQFLKDFKVRQLRGMVDPVSHHLEELIQEEGNKEEKKQHRYFPGEDIQIVKHQNTIGAFYNHIFDALSNLTDCGKNNSIFTGNRSRQVTLSGWSVHGHTIEVHNYLTAVDAIKEIIEQGEGSSPCNPVAWDTGSKKDLSHYFMFYSVAEEHEINVVETDASLDGSEDDGVTDFIKLCNGTYYFNGSKISFDPEGVWPMVPNPRMSKYKKGSNAYWQAERLNKVYTKLLQSLDNVFNGHPETLKDALGLMFSVDLHLRNLLATPIDDNGDPDVGPNAGPTFDFTP